One Fusobacterium ulcerans DNA segment encodes these proteins:
- a CDS encoding DUF3298 and DUF4163 domain-containing protein, whose protein sequence is MKKMKSFLGLLLLVFIFASCESGKNTAKDNSNIEKLEYKESMEKYNYDIVIPQIKGVENEDISYLNLSLQESARILIENIMGSADAGTKEAPVEAKMSYEIKENNFNILSIVVTTYTYQGGAHGITSIESYNINKKDYSLLNYDMIFDENAEDYFNMRMNDIITASRENNGSRKALNTDGKEVLFFDNAESNVKNTVMYFDGDNVVFLYPHYEIAPYSSGMPIFKFDKKDIKKYVKIKF, encoded by the coding sequence ATGAAAAAGATGAAGAGTTTTCTCGGATTACTGCTGCTTGTTTTTATTTTTGCATCATGTGAAAGCGGAAAGAATACAGCAAAAGACAATTCTAATATAGAAAAACTTGAGTATAAAGAAAGTATGGAGAAGTATAACTATGATATAGTAATACCGCAGATAAAAGGTGTTGAAAACGAAGATATTTCCTACCTTAATCTTTCTCTTCAAGAAAGTGCAAGAATACTTATAGAAAATATTATGGGATCAGCAGATGCTGGAACAAAAGAAGCTCCAGTGGAAGCTAAAATGAGTTATGAGATAAAAGAAAATAATTTCAATATTCTTTCAATAGTTGTAACAACATACACATATCAAGGGGGAGCCCATGGTATTACAAGTATAGAGTCATACAATATAAACAAAAAGGATTATTCTCTTCTTAATTACGATATGATATTTGATGAAAATGCAGAAGATTATTTCAATATGAGAATGAATGATATAATAACTGCAAGCAGAGAAAATAATGGAAGCAGAAAGGCTTTAAATACTGATGGAAAAGAGGTATTGTTCTTTGATAATGCTGAATCAAATGTAAAAAATACAGTTATGTATTTTGATGGAGATAATGTAGTATTTCTTTATCCACACTATGAGATAGCTCCATATTCAAGTGGTATGCCTATATTCAAATTTGATAAAAAAGATATTAAAAAATATGTAAAAATAAAGTTCTAG